The genomic segment AGCATTTCTTATTACACAAACTATCTCATTTGATTTTAAAGGATCTATAGCCGTACTTGTGTTTGTAATGAATTCCAATAAAATTGCTGAGTATATGACTAGTAATCAAGGGCTTCATCATCTTCTAACTATTAAAGACAACAAAGCAATCACCATAACAGAGATCAGCAATATGGACGAACTCTTATCTTCCAATCCATCCATTGTTTATAGTCAATCATCTGCCCAATCTACTGTTATGCCTTTAACATATCATTTACAAGTTGAGAAAACATCAGCTTATAAGTCTCTCAATGAATTTAAGAAATTCTGCTTTTATATTTATTTCTTGTTGTTGATTTTTACTTTTATTATTTCATACTACTATGCAAAGAAATATTCGAAACCTGTTATTCAACTCATGGAGGATCATCAGCAACTCAGCATTAAAATAATGGAACAACAAATCACATTACGACAAAGTTTTGTAGAGAAATGGTTACATGGTAATTTTGAGACAGAGGAAGAATTACTTCAAATGGTGCAATCCATCGACGCCAATCAGTACATAGATGGCCTTTTCGTTGTGACTTTACTTGATTTTTACCCCATCAGTTGGGATAAAAGTGGAGATGATTATGAGGAAATACAAGCAACAGATATCATTGAAATTCTCTCTATTTTATCTCAATACGTTGAAAGAGATTTTATCTGTCAAGTCTCACCCAATCGTATAGCATTGATTTTTACTGATGACTCTAGACATCATGAGAAACTTAAGTTAGGAATGATGAAAAAAATAGATTGCATCCAACAGGCTCTTGACCATGCTGGATACACCCATTGTTTGTATTCAGTTGGTACCATAGAAAATGATATACTAAACGTGTCACAGTCTTTTAATAATGCTAAGGATTTACTGATTCATATTTCACATATCCCTAAGGTATCGCAGCGAATTTTAATTTGTTCTCCTCTTATGTGTGAGCATGGGCTTTACTATTATCCTTGCGATATAGAAACCCGACTGATCAATTGTGTTCAAGCAGGGAAAATATCTGATGTTCATAAGATTTTACATGATCTCTTTGAAGCCAATATTCTAGAAAGAGCATTAACCAGCGATATGCTAGATGCTTTTATATATGAGCTTTGTGGAACATATATTAAACTACAAGAACGTATTCTTACGAAAAACTCAGGTATGACTGATGAAAGTATTGAATTATTTAAGAAAGTAAAGCAATCAGACCCACTAGGACAAATACAACTTATAAGAAAGTCTTTTATAGATCTCAGTCAACTCATAAAAAAAGAAAAAGAAAATCAATATTCTAGTTTAATGGAAAACATGGAGCAGTATATTAATGAGAATTACCCTCTGCCTAATATGAGCTTGAGCTTACTTGCTGACAAATACGGATTTACAGAAGTTTATATCTCGCAACTTTTTAAGAATTATTTTCATACTAATTTTATACAGTATCTTCAAGAAATACGTATGGCTAAAGCCAGAGAATTATTATTGACAACTGAGCTCCCTATAAAAGATATCATGACTCAAGTAGGTTACTGCTCCCTTAATACATTCACTAGAGCATTTAAGCGAATCAACGGTGTTACTGCTACAGAATATAAAAAGAAGAATAGAAATTCATATAATTAATACGACAGGTTGTTGTCATGTTAGATGTGATATCCTAATAAAAAAGGATTTCGGGAGGGATAATGTGAACAAGGAAATACTAACAAGATGTGGTTATCGATGTGATCTATGTCTTGCCTACAAAGAGAATGTGAAAAAAAATGACCGCAGAAAGCATCTTAGTGAAGGATGGTATAAGTATTTTGGTCTTACAATTCAACCAGAGGATATTGTCTGCGATGGGTGCCTTAATGACGATTGTATGAAAACTGAACTGTTAGATGAAGATTGTCCTATTAGACCTTGTGTTAAGAAAAAAGGGTATGAGAACTGTTCTGAATGCGATGATTTCATGTGTGAAACTTATAAAGAGAGACTTGTTGATATTGATGAGTTAGAAAAAGAACATGGAAAGATTCCTGAAGATGATTACGAACTATTTATTAGACCATATGAGAATTGCAGAAGAATTCTAAAGTTAAGAGCTCAGAATAAGTGAGTATTTATTTAATGATTCGAAAAGGGAATAACAAAGCTATCAACTCTGCTATTCCCTTATATTATCTCTTAGAAAGCCTAATCTTGTTCCTTTACTTTACTAGCAACAAAAAGGTTAACTAAAGAAAGTCCTGCTGCTAAGAAAAATATATACTGTGGTCCCCAAACACTCCATACAATTCCACCGAGATAAGCACAGGTGATCGAAACGATGTGATCCAAGCTTAGACCTAATGACAGTGTTGGTCTTATATCGGAGTCTTTTATAGCTATAGAGCGTAAATAGATAGTTCTAATCATGCCCATCTGTGTCGACATCCTATCCACAATGAACAATATGTAAGCAAGTATTACTGGAATTCCTATAGTTGCTAATGACCCTGATGCAAAGCCAGCGCTTAGTAACCCATAGAATAAATAAACAAATATAAAGGATAAAGCATCTGCATAAAGTAATTTTTTAAGTCCAAATCGATCAATCCATCTACCGAGTGCAGGTATAAAGAATATTCCTATAAATGCTCCAATCATACCTAATATAGCTATTGTATCTGCTTTTTTACTCAGTATACTGATTAAAACCCAAGGACCATACACAATCATGATTTGCTTTTGAACACCCCACATAACAACTAAGGCATAATAATACTTATATTCTTTTCTAAATATAAACTTAATCTTTCTATCATTCTTAATAGGTTCCTTGTTAAGTTTTTCCAATACAAACATTAATATAAGTACAATACATGAAATCATTGCGGCAATTATAAAAATCCATTTTATTTCAGTTTGGAAACTAAATAGATCTGTTCTAAATCCTATGAAAACTATTATGCTTGCTATCATAGTAAATAGAGTTACAACACCTTTGTATTGCCCCATTCTTTTACCTATGTTGTTATCCTTAATCAGTGACATACCTATACTGTCCTGAAGAGGCATAAAAATGTGCATCCCCAGTGAATTAATGAAGATAAATATAAGCATGATTGTAAAAGGCGGTGTAATGAAGCCCAATGCACCAATCCCAATTATACTTAGTATCTGCGCTACCATGGCAATTCGAATATCTGAAAAGGCTGTTAAGGTTGCAATAATAAAAATAACAAGTACACCTGGCAATTCTCTTGGAAATTCTATTAATCCTCGCTGGTACGCGGTAATATCATATGCATCTTTAAAATAATTCGATAGAACATTATGACTAAAGCCCAAGGCAAGTGCTGTTAGTGCAATTATGGCAAAGTAGACAAGTTGAACTCTATCTATGTCTTTCAATCTTTTTAACATCTCCCCAATCCCCTCTTTAAAGTCTAGAGCGTGTTACTCATTCTCTATAAAGTACTACTTTATTAGGTGCTTGTCAACTTATTTAATCCATTTTCTATACATTATCTAACTCCTAAAAGATTGTCATTTAACGCGATTTAAAGTATAATTATTCTTGGGGAGGGATGGATTTATGACACCTATTAAGTTACTTATTGTCGATGATATGGAAGCTCATCGTAGACGTTTAGAGCGATGCATTTCTAAGGAAAAGGATATGCAATGTATTGCTACTGCAAATAGTGGCTATGAAGCAGTTCTTAAAGCTGCCATGCATCAACCTGACATCATTCTTATGGATATACAAATGGAAAATCAATTAGCTGGTATTGAAGCTGCTAAAGAAATTAATAAAAACTTACCAGATATTAAGATCATTATGTTAACGGTACATGAAGACGATAATATTATCTTCGCAGCATTTCAAACGGGTATCGTTGATTATATGATTAAATCGGCAACAGATTCTGAAATAATAAAAGGTATTCGAGCAGCTCATGATAATCTTTCGCCTATACGACCAATTATAGCTGAAAAAATAAGAAATGAGTTTAAACGCATTAAAAGTAAAGAAGAAAGCTTACTTTATGTTATACGAATGATTTCTGATTTAACAACAAGTGAATTGGAGATATTAAAATTACTCTGTGAAAATAAAACGAGAAAACAAATTGCTAAAATCAGGTGTGTTGAACAAGATACAGTAAAGAAACAAATCAGTAGTATTCTAAAGAAGTTTAATATGGCTAATACGAAGGAAGTAGTCAATACCCTTCAAGCCTTAAAAATATTTGATGTACTAAAAACACTGTGATGAGGGATATTCATGTTACTTTATATAACCATTATATTATTGATACTAACCTTTGTATTTACGTATAAAAACTTAAGAAATACATCTACCAAATTTTTATATGGTATTATTATAGGTTGGACAATAAGCATCATTGCTTTTATCCTCTATTTATCCACACACAGTTATAGTTATAACCTTGTGAATCGCCTTTTCTATTTCCCATCCTTGTTATGGAATCAACTTATACTGATGGATCTTAATCCTATTATGATATTGAGACTTTTTAACATTGGTATAATGCTATTTGTTTATTCAGTTCTCTGTTTTTCCATAGCTTTTTCCGGTAAAAACAGATTAAGGATACCCAATCACTATATCTATCTTTTATTATCCATCTTGCCTGCCATTGAGTTAATTTTTTATGACCCTCAAATACAGATACTGTTACAACAATATTATAATCAATCCGCTTACGGTATTCCTGAATATAATTTACTGATTTCAAAAGTCAGTATGCTTTTTCATACCATTAATTGGTTATACATTT from the Vallitalea okinawensis genome contains:
- a CDS encoding AraC family transcriptional regulator, which encodes MTTSISKSDKKFIKLFTKYFTPYLIITVIFIIASASAYGVVYNKIEDYIMSQQDDYLNHYRTYLDHIFTYIQDTTIKLLSTESITSFAHLRKDYVDNNYYTTVSLLNEIDDIVIDYSYIDQYYIFYKNSNKVVLNGRSLTTFDSFYGKQFTYGDMAAEEFYDMLFRDIYLEGQYHPNQPTIYLGQQREAFLITQTISFDFKGSIAVLVFVMNSNKIAEYMTSNQGLHHLLTIKDNKAITITEISNMDELLSSNPSIVYSQSSAQSTVMPLTYHLQVEKTSAYKSLNEFKKFCFYIYFLLLIFTFIISYYYAKKYSKPVIQLMEDHQQLSIKIMEQQITLRQSFVEKWLHGNFETEEELLQMVQSIDANQYIDGLFVVTLLDFYPISWDKSGDDYEEIQATDIIEILSILSQYVERDFICQVSPNRIALIFTDDSRHHEKLKLGMMKKIDCIQQALDHAGYTHCLYSVGTIENDILNVSQSFNNAKDLLIHISHIPKVSQRILICSPLMCEHGLYYYPCDIETRLINCVQAGKISDVHKILHDLFEANILERALTSDMLDAFIYELCGTYIKLQERILTKNSGMTDESIELFKKVKQSDPLGQIQLIRKSFIDLSQLIKKEKENQYSSLMENMEQYINENYPLPNMSLSLLADKYGFTEVYISQLFKNYFHTNFIQYLQEIRMAKARELLLTTELPIKDIMTQVGYCSLNTFTRAFKRINGVTATEYKKKNRNSYN
- a CDS encoding DUF3795 domain-containing protein, whose translation is MNKEILTRCGYRCDLCLAYKENVKKNDRRKHLSEGWYKYFGLTIQPEDIVCDGCLNDDCMKTELLDEDCPIRPCVKKKGYENCSECDDFMCETYKERLVDIDELEKEHGKIPEDDYELFIRPYENCRRILKLRAQNK
- a CDS encoding MFS transporter, encoding MLKRLKDIDRVQLVYFAIIALTALALGFSHNVLSNYFKDAYDITAYQRGLIEFPRELPGVLVIFIIATLTAFSDIRIAMVAQILSIIGIGALGFITPPFTIMLIFIFINSLGMHIFMPLQDSIGMSLIKDNNIGKRMGQYKGVVTLFTMIASIIVFIGFRTDLFSFQTEIKWIFIIAAMISCIVLILMFVLEKLNKEPIKNDRKIKFIFRKEYKYYYALVVMWGVQKQIMIVYGPWVLISILSKKADTIAILGMIGAFIGIFFIPALGRWIDRFGLKKLLYADALSFIFVYLFYGLLSAGFASGSLATIGIPVILAYILFIVDRMSTQMGMIRTIYLRSIAIKDSDIRPTLSLGLSLDHIVSITCAYLGGIVWSVWGPQYIFFLAAGLSLVNLFVASKVKEQD
- a CDS encoding response regulator transcription factor, which translates into the protein MTPIKLLIVDDMEAHRRRLERCISKEKDMQCIATANSGYEAVLKAAMHQPDIILMDIQMENQLAGIEAAKEINKNLPDIKIIMLTVHEDDNIIFAAFQTGIVDYMIKSATDSEIIKGIRAAHDNLSPIRPIIAEKIRNEFKRIKSKEESLLYVIRMISDLTTSELEILKLLCENKTRKQIAKIRCVEQDTVKKQISSILKKFNMANTKEVVNTLQALKIFDVLKTL